Genomic segment of Gammaproteobacteria bacterium:
TTCGGCGCGGAACCAATATACAGCGTCACCGCCGTAGGCGCCCCCTGGTAAACATCGGGAATCCACATATGGAACGGCACTGCCCCGAGCTTGAATGCCAAGCCCACCACAATGAACACCACGCCAAACATGAGCACACGCTGGTCGTCTTCCCCCCGCACCGCATAGGCACCCACCTCCCCGATATCCAGGCTGCCGGTGGCGCCGTAAAGTATCGACATGCCGTATAACAGCATGCCGGATGCCAGCGCACCCAAGACGAAGTATTTCATCGCCGCCTCGGAGGCAACGGCGGAATCGCGCTGCAAAGCCACCATGGCGTACAAAGAAAGCGACAGCAACTCAAGACCAAGGTAAATGGTCAGGAAATTGTGGGCCGAGACCATCACCATCATGCCCAGCACGCCGAACAAACCCAGCACGAAGAACTCACCCTTGAACAACTGGCGCTGCTCCAGATACGTCCTGGAATACACAAATACCGCGGCCGTAACCAGATAAATAAAAAACTTCAGCACATCCGCCATGCTGTCGCTGACAAAGGTGCCGGAAAACGTCACTACCGGCTCGGCATCGTGCAAACCAAAGGTCAAGATCGCCGCGCCCAGCAGGGTCGCCAAAGACAACAGGTAAGTGATGTGCCGCTGGGCATCTTTGAGAAAAAGATCGACGACGAGAATCACACACGCCATGGTGAGCACAAAGATCTCGGACAGCGCCGGCGTCATGTCCGGCATTACGAACGTTGCATTAGCCACGGAATTTCACCATTGTTCCTCGTCCACTTCCCGCCAGAGCAGCCAACCCTACAGCCCCGCCAAAGCCGCGGTTTTTGATACCACGACGTGCTGCAAAAGATTGTCCACCGACGCGTGCAAAACATCCACAACTGGCGCCGGCCAGATACCCACCAGCAACACCAGCGCAGCAAGGGAACCCAACACTGTCAGCTCCCGCCCATTGAGATCCTTCATCGTGGCGACGC
This window contains:
- the nuoN gene encoding NADH-quinone oxidoreductase subunit NuoN, with translation MPDMTPALSEIFVLTMACVILVVDLFLKDAQRHITYLLSLATLLGAAILTFGLHDAEPVVTFSGTFVSDSMADVLKFFIYLVTAAVFVYSRTYLEQRQLFKGEFFVLGLFGVLGMMVMVSAHNFLTIYLGLELLSLSLYAMVALQRDSAVASEAAMKYFVLGALASGMLLYGMSILYGATGSLDIGEVGAYAVRGEDDQRVLMFGVVFIVVGLAFKLGAVPFHMWIPDVYQGAPTAVTLYIGSAPKIAAFAMLMRLLVEGMGGLHEHWQGMLVILAVLSIAVGNVVAIAQSNIKRMLAYSTIAHVGFLLLGVLAGTEAGYAAAMFYAIVYALMSLGGFGMIILLSRAGFEADKLDDFRGLNERSPWFAAVMAMVMISMAGVPVFLGFWAKFAVLEAVVNAGMVWLAVFAVLFSVIGAFYYLRVVKIMYVDKPVDDVPPLAASAEMQWVMSANGLAVLLLGIFPSTLLALCVGALAAG